Proteins encoded in a region of the Pseudomonas denitrificans (nom. rej.) genome:
- a CDS encoding PaaI family thioesterase, which translates to MNAAQVQAFIRAGLPMADEMDFRIDALEGRSAFARIPFHGKLVRPGGTVSGPTIMALADAAMYAVILAQLDNVEMAVTSNLNINFLSKPKPEDLLAEAKILKLGRRQVVCEVAVYSVSNPQELVAHVTGTYVLPM; encoded by the coding sequence TTGAATGCAGCGCAGGTACAGGCGTTCATCCGCGCGGGGTTGCCCATGGCGGACGAGATGGATTTCCGCATCGATGCCCTGGAAGGGCGCAGCGCCTTCGCGCGGATCCCCTTCCATGGAAAGCTGGTGAGGCCGGGCGGAACCGTGTCCGGGCCGACCATCATGGCGCTGGCGGACGCGGCGATGTACGCGGTGATCCTGGCGCAGCTGGATAACGTCGAGATGGCTGTTACTTCAAACCTGAATATCAACTTTCTCAGCAAGCCCAAGCCGGAAGACCTGCTGGCCGAGGCGAAGATATTGAAGCTGGGGCGCCGGCAGGTCGTTTGCGAAGTAGCTGTCTACTCGGTCAGCAATCCGCAGGAACTGGTCGCCCATGTAACCGGCACATATGTATTGCCGATGTAA
- a CDS encoding proline--tRNA ligase, translating into MRTSQYLLSTLKETPSDAVVISHQLMLRAGMIRKLASGLYTWLPMGLRVLRKVETIVREEMNAAGALEVLMPAIQPAELWQESGRWQQYGPELLRLKDRHDRDFCVGPTHEEVITDLARNELNSYKQLPINMYQIQTKFRDEIRPRFGLMRGREFIMKDAYSFHASQDSLQATYDVMYGAYSKIFTRLGLDFRAVQADNGSIGGSGSHEFHVLAGSGEDDIVFGESTDYAANIEKAEALPRETARGAASEELRLVDTPETKTIAALVEKFGLPIEKTIKTLVVHAAEEGKLIALIVRGDHELNEIKAGNHPLVASPLQMASEADIKAAIGAAPGSLGPLNLPLPCIIDRSVALMSDFAAGANVDDQHYFGVNWERDLPVPEVADLRNVVEGDPSPDGKGTLVIRRGIEVGHIFQLGTKYSEAMKLSVLGESGKPVTLIMGCYGIGVSRVVAAAIEQNYDDRGILWPAALAPFQIAIVPMKYENEAVRAATDKLYADLTAAGFEVLLDDRDKKTSPGVKFADMELIGIPHRIVVSERGLDEGTLEYKGRRDAESQPVALSDLQAFITAKIRN; encoded by the coding sequence ATGCGTACCAGTCAGTACCTGCTGTCCACCCTGAAAGAAACCCCTTCCGATGCGGTCGTCATCAGCCATCAGCTGATGCTGCGCGCCGGCATGATCCGCAAGCTGGCGTCCGGTCTCTATACCTGGCTGCCAATGGGTCTGCGGGTACTGCGCAAGGTGGAGACCATCGTTCGCGAAGAGATGAACGCCGCCGGCGCCCTGGAAGTGCTGATGCCCGCCATCCAGCCCGCCGAACTGTGGCAGGAATCCGGCCGCTGGCAGCAGTACGGTCCCGAGCTGCTGCGCCTGAAGGATCGCCATGACCGCGACTTCTGCGTCGGCCCGACCCACGAGGAAGTGATCACCGACCTCGCGCGCAACGAGCTGAACAGCTATAAGCAGCTGCCGATCAACATGTACCAGATCCAGACCAAGTTCCGTGACGAGATCCGTCCGCGCTTCGGCCTGATGCGCGGCCGCGAGTTCATCATGAAGGACGCCTACTCCTTCCACGCCAGCCAGGACTCGCTGCAGGCGACCTACGACGTCATGTACGGCGCGTACAGCAAGATCTTCACCCGCCTGGGCCTGGACTTCCGCGCCGTGCAGGCCGACAACGGCTCCATCGGCGGCAGCGGCTCCCATGAATTCCACGTACTGGCCGGCTCCGGCGAGGACGACATCGTCTTCGGCGAATCCACCGACTACGCCGCCAACATCGAGAAGGCCGAGGCCCTGCCGCGCGAAACCGCTCGCGGCGCCGCCAGCGAAGAGCTGCGCCTGGTCGACACCCCCGAGACCAAGACCATTGCCGCCCTGGTGGAGAAGTTCGGCCTGCCGATCGAGAAGACCATCAAGACCCTGGTGGTGCACGCCGCCGAGGAAGGCAAGCTGATCGCCCTGATCGTCCGTGGCGACCACGAGCTCAATGAAATCAAGGCCGGCAACCACCCGCTGGTGGCCAGCCCCCTGCAGATGGCCAGCGAAGCGGACATCAAGGCTGCCATTGGCGCCGCCCCCGGCTCCCTCGGCCCGCTGAACCTGCCGCTGCCCTGCATCATCGACCGCTCCGTGGCGCTGATGAGCGACTTCGCCGCCGGCGCCAACGTCGACGATCAGCACTACTTCGGCGTGAACTGGGAACGCGACCTGCCGGTACCGGAAGTCGCCGACCTGCGCAACGTCGTCGAAGGCGACCCGAGCCCGGACGGCAAGGGCACGCTGGTCATCCGTCGCGGCATCGAAGTCGGTCACATCTTCCAGCTCGGCACCAAGTACAGCGAAGCCATGAAGCTCTCCGTACTGGGCGAGAGCGGCAAGCCGGTCACCCTGATCATGGGCTGCTACGGCATCGGCGTATCCCGCGTGGTCGCCGCCGCCATCGAGCAGAACTACGACGACCGCGGCATCCTCTGGCCAGCCGCCCTGGCGCCCTTCCAGATCGCCATCGTGCCGATGAAGTACGAGAACGAAGCCGTGCGCGCCGCCACCGACAAGCTCTACGCAGACCTCACCGCCGCCGGCTTCGAAGTGCTGCTGGACGACCGCGACAAGAAGACCAGCCCCGGCGTGAAGTTCGCCGACATGGAGCTGATCGGTATCCCGCACCGCATCGTCGTCAGCGAGCGCGGCCTGGACGAAGGCACCCTGGAGTACAAGGGCCGCCGTGACGCCGAGTCGCAGCCTGTCGCCCTGTCCGACCTGCAAGCCTTCATCACGGCCAAGATCCGCAACTGA
- a CDS encoding acylphosphatase — protein MARICLHGYISGKVQGVYYRQSTQEQADRLEIDGWVRNLEDGRVELLVEGEEEAVRELEKWLARGPVKAKVTAVELQPMTPQGITGFIVRR, from the coding sequence ATGGCGAGGATCTGTCTGCACGGCTACATCAGCGGCAAGGTGCAGGGCGTCTATTACCGCCAGAGCACCCAGGAACAGGCAGATCGACTGGAGATCGATGGCTGGGTGCGCAACCTCGAGGACGGGCGCGTCGAGTTGTTGGTCGAAGGTGAGGAAGAGGCGGTGCGCGAGCTGGAGAAGTGGCTGGCGCGCGGCCCGGTGAAAGCCAAGGTGACTGCGGTGGAGTTGCAGCCGATGACACCCCAGGGCATCACCGGCTTCATCGTTCGCCGCTAG
- a CDS encoding TlpA disulfide reductase family protein, translated as MGVRLRIVIGLMAGLILAGCSADYGTDQHGQKVPAASVDGQWLVINYWAEWCAPCRKEIPELNHLAQEGKAKGFRVLGVNFDGLRDADLAKASQDLGLQYTVLADDPAPRYSLPRSEALPVTYIIDPEGKMREQLLGEQTAAGLQARLSALREEEQ; from the coding sequence ATGGGAGTGCGGCTCCGTATTGTGATTGGCTTGATGGCCGGCCTGATCCTGGCCGGCTGCTCGGCGGACTATGGCACCGATCAGCATGGACAGAAAGTACCCGCTGCGAGTGTAGATGGCCAGTGGCTAGTTATTAATTACTGGGCGGAGTGGTGTGCGCCGTGTCGCAAGGAGATTCCCGAGCTGAATCATCTGGCGCAAGAGGGCAAGGCTAAGGGCTTCCGGGTGCTGGGGGTGAACTTCGACGGGCTGCGCGACGCGGACCTGGCGAAGGCCTCGCAGGACCTGGGCTTGCAGTACACCGTGCTGGCCGACGACCCCGCGCCGCGCTACAGCCTGCCGCGCAGCGAAGCGCTGCCTGTAACCTACATCATCGACCCTGAGGGCAAGATGCGCGAGCAGTTGCTCGGCGAGCAGACCGCCGCCGGCCTGCAGGCGCGACTGAGCGCATTGCGAGAGGAGGAGCAGTGA
- a CDS encoding PilZ domain-containing protein, producing the protein MMLDALRLEVPDILEEDAEAMSNLAVRLQESRQQPLQEGLQRALGTLFRLNRCALTLLERQRALQSLSEEYRHYERLIRQEKVPPALFVHFCSELAAGFKRLLLQILHGRKPSRPHMAWCLYMAQHFLAQALLRHYQQYQQPPGSLWRDSHLLYWIGEHQECLDEPVAAAFDPIPAGTLRGLYQQILLLALSNPFHLTEGEAPQLFSALAPLAALGRLLPWDDEEQEGFVVDLGSDEPCLAVEQAADAPPDQLRRLELGALLIALHDPAPLRRLDQGVLLERVRHHWLGHQTRRHERAEQKGTCRVVVGLPAIQQHLLDSSTSPCREATLMDASAGGARILCAGQQAGQLPVGQLLLIPGNGGTPTLAVVRWRHLNNDGLHLGLRYLKGLPRPVWLRRAPDAQRHPGVLQSTPEPGNGWYHGLWVAQGQFVEGENLWLQLASFDNQTILPLPVANLSTPLVARHPLRLA; encoded by the coding sequence ATGATGCTCGATGCCCTGCGCCTGGAGGTGCCGGACATCCTCGAAGAAGACGCCGAGGCAATGAGCAACCTGGCGGTCAGGCTCCAGGAATCGCGGCAACAGCCCCTGCAGGAAGGTCTGCAGAGGGCGCTGGGCACGCTGTTCCGCCTCAACCGATGCGCGCTGACCTTACTGGAAAGACAACGCGCCCTGCAAAGCCTCAGCGAAGAATACCGGCATTACGAACGGTTGATTCGCCAGGAAAAGGTGCCGCCAGCGCTCTTCGTGCACTTCTGCAGCGAACTCGCCGCTGGCTTCAAGCGCCTGCTGCTGCAGATCCTGCACGGCCGCAAGCCGTCGCGGCCGCACATGGCCTGGTGCCTGTACATGGCCCAGCACTTCCTCGCCCAGGCCCTGCTGCGGCACTACCAGCAATACCAGCAGCCACCGGGCAGCCTGTGGCGCGACAGCCACCTGCTGTACTGGATCGGCGAGCACCAGGAGTGCCTGGACGAACCGGTGGCGGCGGCATTCGACCCGATCCCGGCCGGCACCCTGCGCGGGCTGTACCAGCAGATACTGCTACTGGCCTTGAGTAACCCTTTCCACCTGACCGAGGGCGAAGCCCCCCAGCTGTTTTCGGCCCTGGCGCCGCTGGCCGCACTGGGCCGCCTGCTGCCCTGGGACGACGAGGAACAGGAAGGCTTCGTCGTCGACCTCGGCTCGGACGAGCCTTGCCTTGCAGTCGAACAGGCCGCTGACGCGCCGCCCGATCAACTGCGCCGACTGGAACTGGGCGCCCTGCTGATTGCTCTGCACGACCCGGCGCCGCTACGCCGCCTGGACCAGGGCGTGCTGCTGGAGCGCGTCCGCCACCATTGGCTTGGACACCAGACGCGCCGCCATGAGCGTGCCGAACAGAAGGGTACCTGCCGGGTGGTCGTCGGCCTTCCGGCTATTCAGCAGCACCTGCTGGACAGCTCGACGAGCCCCTGCCGGGAAGCGACGCTGATGGACGCCAGCGCGGGCGGTGCCCGCATCCTCTGCGCCGGCCAGCAGGCCGGGCAGCTGCCGGTCGGCCAGTTGCTGCTGATCCCCGGCAACGGCGGCACGCCAACCCTTGCGGTAGTGCGCTGGCGGCACCTCAACAACGATGGACTGCACCTCGGCCTGCGCTACCTGAAGGGACTGCCCCGTCCGGTCTGGCTGCGCCGCGCACCTGACGCACAGCGTCACCCCGGCGTCCTGCAGAGTACGCCGGAACCGGGCAACGGCTGGTATCACGGGCTCTGGGTAGCCCAGGGGCAGTTCGTCGAAGGCGAGAACCTGTGGCTGCAACTGGCCAGCTTCGACAACCAGACCATCCTGCCGCTGCCCGTCGCCAACCTCAGCACGCCATTGGTAGCTCGCCACCCGCTGCGCCTGGCCTGA
- a CDS encoding YihY family inner membrane protein, whose product MHERLQGLVEFGRYLVQRFLADKAPNSAAALTYTTLFAVVPMMTVTFAMLSAVPAFEGMGERIQLFVFRNFVPSTGEAVEAYLRNFTVQARHLTWLGVAFLAVTAFTMLVTIEKAFNAIWRVRQPRRGVTRFLLYWAILSLGPLLLGTGFAVSTYITSLSLLSGPHALPGAAMLLKFMPLLASVAAFTLIYAAVPNARVPFLHALAGGVFTSILFEAAKSLFGFYVSFFPGYKLIYGAFATVPLFLLWVYLSWLIVLFGAELVCNLSSTRLWRRRALPRLLVILGVLRVFFDRQRHGLPTRLVHLHRAGWLLPEDEWEEVLDFLEGEQLVCRAGSTTAAWVLCRDLGSYSLHHLLNRSPWPLPCLEALPAELDEPWYPELRETLARYQADRQALFGDSLAKWLKPSHSE is encoded by the coding sequence ATGCACGAACGCTTGCAGGGCCTGGTCGAATTCGGCCGCTATCTGGTCCAGCGCTTCCTGGCCGACAAGGCGCCCAACAGCGCCGCGGCCCTGACTTACACCACGCTGTTCGCGGTCGTCCCGATGATGACCGTGACCTTCGCCATGCTCTCGGCCGTTCCGGCCTTCGAGGGCATGGGGGAGCGCATCCAGCTGTTCGTGTTCCGCAACTTCGTGCCGTCCACCGGCGAGGCGGTCGAGGCCTACCTGCGCAATTTCACCGTGCAGGCGCGGCACCTGACGTGGCTGGGCGTGGCTTTCCTGGCGGTCACGGCCTTCACCATGCTGGTGACCATCGAGAAGGCCTTCAATGCCATCTGGCGCGTGCGTCAGCCGCGCCGGGGCGTGACTCGCTTCCTGCTGTACTGGGCGATCCTCAGCCTGGGTCCGCTGCTGCTGGGCACCGGCTTCGCCGTGTCCACCTACATTACGTCGCTGTCGTTGCTCTCAGGCCCCCATGCGTTGCCGGGGGCGGCAATGTTGCTGAAGTTCATGCCGCTGCTGGCCAGCGTGGCAGCTTTCACCCTGATCTACGCGGCGGTGCCCAACGCGCGGGTGCCGTTCCTGCACGCGTTGGCGGGTGGTGTCTTCACCTCGATCCTGTTCGAGGCGGCCAAGTCGCTGTTCGGCTTCTATGTGAGCTTCTTCCCTGGTTACAAACTGATCTACGGCGCCTTCGCCACCGTGCCGCTGTTCCTGCTCTGGGTCTACCTGTCGTGGCTGATCGTGCTGTTTGGTGCCGAGCTCGTCTGCAACCTGTCCTCGACCCGGCTCTGGCGCCGCCGCGCCCTGCCGCGCCTGCTGGTGATCCTTGGCGTGCTGCGGGTGTTCTTCGACCGTCAGCGCCACGGCCTGCCGACGCGCTTGGTGCATCTGCACCGCGCCGGTTGGCTGCTGCCCGAAGACGAGTGGGAAGAAGTGCTGGATTTCCTCGAGGGCGAGCAACTGGTCTGCCGTGCCGGTTCGACCACCGCGGCCTGGGTGCTGTGCCGCGACCTGGGCAGCTACAGCCTGCATCACCTGCTCAACCGCAGCCCCTGGCCGCTGCCTTGCCTGGAGGCGCTGCCGGCGGAGCTGGATGAGCCCTGGTACCCGGAATTACGGGAAACGCTGGCGCGCTACCAGGCGGATCGTCAGGCGCTTTTCGGTGACAGTCTGGCGAAATGGTTGAAGCCGTCACATTCCGAGTGA
- the arsC gene encoding arsenate reductase (glutaredoxin) (This arsenate reductase requires both glutathione and glutaredoxin to convert arsenate to arsenite, after which the efflux transporter formed by ArsA and ArsB can extrude the arsenite from the cell, providing resistance.), with product MSQISIFHNPRCSKSRGALELLEERGIQPTIVRYLETPPSAAELKALLGKLGIGARQLLRTGEDEYKELDLANPALGDDQLIQAMVSHPKLIERPIVIVGDKAVIGRPPEKVLEILP from the coding sequence ATGAGCCAGATTTCAATTTTCCACAATCCGCGCTGCTCCAAATCCCGTGGCGCCCTCGAATTGCTCGAAGAGCGAGGTATCCAGCCGACCATCGTGCGCTACCTGGAAACCCCGCCCAGCGCCGCCGAACTCAAGGCGCTGCTCGGCAAGCTGGGCATTGGCGCACGTCAGCTGCTGCGTACCGGCGAAGACGAATACAAGGAACTGGACCTGGCCAACCCGGCGCTGGGCGATGACCAGCTGATCCAGGCGATGGTCAGCCATCCGAAGCTGATCGAGCGCCCGATCGTCATCGTCGGCGACAAGGCAGTGATCGGCCGTCCGCCGGAGAAAGTGCTGGAGATCCTGCCTTGA
- the wrbA gene encoding NAD(P)H:quinone oxidoreductase has translation MSAPYILVLYYSRHGATAEMARQIARGVEQGGLEARVRTVPAVSTECEAVAPDIPAEGALYATLDDLKDCSGLVLGSPTRFGNMAAPLKYFLDGTSSLWLTGGLVGKPAAVFTSTASLHGGQETTQLSMMLPLLHHGMLITGIPYSEPALLETRGGGTPYGASHFATADGKRSLDEHEITLCRALGKRLAEVARKLES, from the coding sequence TTGAGCGCGCCCTATATCCTGGTCCTGTACTACAGTCGCCACGGCGCCACCGCCGAAATGGCGCGGCAGATCGCCCGTGGCGTCGAGCAGGGCGGACTGGAAGCGCGCGTGCGCACGGTGCCGGCGGTTTCCACCGAGTGCGAAGCCGTTGCCCCGGATATCCCGGCCGAAGGCGCGCTCTACGCCACCCTGGATGACCTGAAGGATTGCTCGGGCCTCGTCCTCGGCAGCCCGACCCGCTTCGGCAACATGGCCGCGCCGCTCAAGTACTTCCTCGACGGCACCAGCAGCCTGTGGCTGACCGGTGGCCTGGTGGGCAAGCCGGCGGCTGTGTTCACCTCCACCGCCAGCCTGCACGGCGGCCAGGAAACCACCCAGCTGTCGATGATGCTGCCACTGCTGCACCACGGCATGCTCATCACCGGCATCCCCTACAGCGAGCCCGCCCTGCTGGAAACCCGCGGCGGCGGCACGCCTTATGGCGCCAGCCACTTCGCTACGGCCGACGGCAAGCGCAGCCTGGACGAACACGAAATCACCCTGTGCCGCGCGCTGGGCAAGCGCCTGGCCGAAGTCGCCCGCAAACTGGAGAGCTGA